One uncultured Methanobrevibacter sp. genomic window carries:
- a CDS encoding DUF368 domain-containing protein, protein MGSADIVPGVSGGTIALITGIYGHLVEAISNIKFGFIKPLLKGDGRGFINGILEEIDFKFFIPLVLGIGVAFLTLAKVVTYCMDVHTALTYSFFLGLIIASAVILFKKLNEINLKNILFAIIGAILTYIFVSLNPMAAHHSLIIIFFSGMIAICAMILPGVSGSFLLLLLGQYEYMLTALHEFHFAEIITFVVGALIGILGFSKILNYLLKNHEHVTMAFLIGVMLGSLKVPAVEIMNSTGLNFSGLFPCLIVAVIGFALIIILETKFDYIE, encoded by the coding sequence GGTGGAAGCGATAAGTAATATTAAGTTTGGATTTATAAAACCACTGCTTAAGGGAGATGGCAGAGGTTTTATTAATGGCATATTGGAAGAGATAGATTTCAAATTCTTCATTCCATTGGTTTTAGGTATTGGAGTTGCTTTTTTAACATTGGCAAAAGTTGTTACCTATTGTATGGATGTGCATACTGCTTTAACTTATTCATTTTTCTTAGGTTTAATTATAGCTTCAGCAGTAATCCTATTTAAAAAATTAAATGAAATTAACTTAAAAAATATTCTATTTGCCATAATAGGTGCTATTTTAACATATATTTTTGTAAGTTTAAATCCTATGGCTGCCCATCATTCTTTAATCATCATATTCTTCTCTGGTATGATAGCAATCTGTGCAATGATTTTGCCTGGTGTTTCAGGATCATTTTTATTATTGCTTTTAGGGCAATATGAATACATGTTGACAGCACTTCATGAGTTTCATTTTGCAGAAATCATAACATTTGTTGTAGGTGCTTTGATAGGTATTCTTGGATTTTCAAAAATCTTAAATTATCTGCTTAAAAACCATGAACACGTCACAATGGCATTTCTTATTGGGGTTATGCTTGGGTCTTTAAAGGTTCCTGCAGTGGAAATCATGAATTCAACAGGTTTAAATTTTTCAGGTCTTTTCCCATGTTTAATCGTTGCAGTAATTGGATTTGCGTTAATCATTATTTTAGAAACAAAATTTGACTATATTGAATAG